In Phenylobacterium hankyongense, the sequence AGAATCTGGAACTGGATGCGCCCTATCGCTAAGAGACGGGCGCGATTCCGCGGCCGGCCTCGATAGGCGCTGAACTCAGTAATTGTAGGGGAGCTAGAACCCGCCGATGGCCCTCCAGGCGATCGCATTTTACTTGCTGGCTGCGGTGACCATCGCCGCGGGATTCGCCGTCGTCTCGGCGCGTAATCCCGTGCACTCGGTGCTGTTCCTGATCTCGGCCTTCTTCTCGGCCGCGGGCCTCTTCGTCCTCCTGGGCGCGGAGTTCCTCGCGATGCTGCTGATCGTCGTCTACGTGGGCGCGGTCGCCGTGCTGTTCCTGTTCGTGGTCATGATGCTGGACGTCGACTTCGCCGCCCTGCGGCAAGGCTTCGCCCGCTACATGCCGCTGGGCGGCCTGATCGCCGGCGGCCTCGCGCTCGAGATGGTGGTGGTGGCCACCACGGTGGCGACCCGCGGCGCGGCCAAGCTCAATGACACGCCGATGGCGTCCGGGGCCGGCGCCGTCGCCAGCGTGACCAACGCCGAGGCCATCGGGCGGGTGCTCTACACCGACTACGTCTACTTCTTCCAGGCGGCCGGCATGGTGCTGCTGGTGGCGATGATCGGAGCCATCGTGCTCACCCTTCGCCACAAGCCCGGCGTCCGCCGCCAGGTGATCGCCGACCAGGTCCTGCGCTCGCCGAAGACCGGCATGCGCATGGTCACCCTCAAGCCCGGCGAAGGGATGGACCAATGACCATCGGTCTCGCGCACTACCTCGCGGTCGCCGCGATCCTGTTCACCATCGGGGTCTTCGGCATCTTCGTGAACCGCAAGAACATCATCGTCATCCTGATGTCCGTGGAGCTGATCCTGCTCGCGGTGAACATCAACCTGGTGGCCTTCTCGGTCTACCTGCACAACGTCGTCGGGCAGATCTTCGCGATGTTCGTGCTGACCGTGGCCGCGGCCGAAGCCGCCGTCGGACTGGCGATCCTGGTCACCTTCTTCCGCAACCGCGGCGACATCTCCGTCGACGACGCCTCGATGATGAAGGGCTGAGCGAAGCCGCATGGATCCCCGCACCCTCGTCACCGTCATCCTGTTCGCGCCGCTGCTGGGCGCGGTCGTGGCCGGCCTGTTCGGCCGCCGGCTCGGCGACACCGTCTCCATGGCGGTCACCACGGGCCTGCTGATCCTGGCGGCCCTGCTGTCCTGGACGGTCTTCGCCCAGTGGACCTGGGGCCACCTGGAGCCGTTCACGATCACCTATGCGCCCTTCATCCACGTGGGCCGCTTCCTGTCCGACTGGTCCTTCCGCCTGGATGGGCTGTCGGCGGTGATGCTGGTGGTGGTGACGACGGTCTCGTCGCTCGTCCACCTCTACAGCTGGGGCTACATGGCGGAGGACGACTCCAAGCCGCGGTTCTTCGCCTACCTGTCGCTGTTCACCTTCGCCATGCTGTCGCTGATCAGCGCCGCCGACTTCATGCAGCTGTTCTTCGGCTGGGAAGGCGTGGGCCTGGCGAGCTACCTGCTCATCGGCTTCTGGTTCAAGAAGCCCACCGCCAACGCCGCGGCGATCAAGGCCTTCGTGGTCAACCGGGTCGGCGACTTCGGCTTCGCGCTTGGCATCATGACGGTGTTCTGGTCGTTCGGGACCATCCGCTTCGCCGAGATCTTCCCGCAGGTGGCGACGCTGGCCAACCACACCTGGCTGTTCGCCGGCCAGAACTGGCGGCTGATGGACCTGGCCTGCTCGCTGCTGTTCGTCGGCGCCATGGGCAAGTCGGCGCAGTTCTTCCTGCACACCTGGCTGCCGGACGCCATGGAAGGCCCGACGCCGGTCTCCGCCCTGATCCACGCGGCGACCATGGTGACCGCCGGCGTCTACATGGTCTGCCTGCTGTCGCCGATGTTCGAGTACGCGCCGGTGGCCAAGCACATCGTCACCGTGATCGGCGCGATCACCGCCCTGTTCGCGGCGACCGTGGGCCTGGTGCAGAACGACATCAAGCGGGTGATCGCCTATTCGACCTGCTCGCAGCTCGGCTACATGTTCATGGCCGCCGGCGTCGGCGCCTACCAGTCGGGGATGTTCCACCTCTTCACCCACGCCTTCTTCAAGGCGCTGCTGTTCCTGGGCGCGGGCTCGGTGATCCACGCCATGGCCCACGAGCAGGACATGCGCCGCTACGGCGGCCTGGCGAAGTACCTGCCGGTCACCTTCGCGGTGATGACCATCGGCACCATCGCCATCACCGGCCTCGGCATCCCGGGCGTGGAGCTGGGCTTCGCCGGCTTCTATTCCAAGGACTCGATCATCCACGCCGCCTACGCCGCCGGTTCGGCGGGCGATCCGATGGGCTACTTCGCCTTCGTGATCGGCGTGTTCGTGGCCGGCCTGACCGCCTTCTACTCCTGGCGCCTGGCCTTCTTCACCTTCAACGGCCACGCCCGCTGGACCTCCGAGGACCTCGAGCACCACTGGCACAACCGCGATCACGCGGACGACCACGCCAGCGGCGCCCAGATCGAGACCCACGACGAGCCGCTGGAACACCACGACGCCCATGCCCACGGCCACGACCACGGCCACCATGGCCCGGCGCTGCCGCACGAGAGCCCCTGGACCATGCGCCTGCCGCTGGTCCTGCTGTCGATCGGCGCGATCGCCGCCGGCTACGTCTTCGAGGAGAAGTTCGTCGGCGCCGAGCAGCACGAGTTCTGGCGCGGCGCGATCTTCACCGCCGCCAACAACCACGTCCTCGGCCCGAGCCATGCGCCGGAGTGGACGGTGCTCGCGCCGCTGGTGGTGTCGGTGATCGGCCTGTTGGGCGCGGCCTACGTCTATATCGCCCGCGAGGGCCTGGGGGCGCGGCTCGCGGCCCGCGGCGGCCCGCTCTACGTCTTCTTCTACAACAAGTGGTTCTTCGACGAGCTCTACGAGGCAACCTTCGTCCGCGGGGCGAAGTTGCTGGGCGACCTGTTCTGGAAGGGCGGCGACCAGAAGATCATCGACGGGCTGGGCCCGGACGGGGTCTCGGCGGTCTCCTATGCGCTCGGCCGCCGGACCGGCCGGCTGCAGACCGGCTACCTCTATCACTACGCCTTCGTGATGCTCCTGGGCGTCGCCGGGCTTCTCTCCTACGCCCTCTGGGCCTGGAACGCGTAAGGGCGAGGAGGCAGACACATGACCGGCATCCTTTCCCTCATTACCTACGCCCCGCTGGTCGGGGTCGCGGCCATCCTGCTGCTGCGCCTCCTGCGCGGCCCGGAGGACGTGCGCGCCGCCAATGCGGCCAAGTGGATCGCCCTGGTGGCGACGCTGGCCACCCTGGCGCTCTCCGTCCTGCTGGTGGTGCAGTTCAATCCCAACGACGCGGGCTTCCAGTTCGTCGAGGACGCGCCCTGGTTCGCAAGCCTCCACTACCGCATGGGCGTGGACGGCATCTCCGTGCTGTTCGTGCTGCTGACGGCGTTCCTGATGCCGCTCTGCATCGCCGCCTCCTGGCAGTCGATCGAGAAGCGCATCCCGGAATACATGATCGCCTTCCTGCTGCTGGAGACGCTGGTGACCGGCGTGTTCTGTGCGCTGGACCTGGTGCTGTTCTACGTCTTCTTCGAGTTCGGCCTGGTGCCGATGTTCCTGATCATCGGCATCTGGGGCGGCCAGCGGCGGGTCTACGCGGCGTTCAAGTTCTTCCTCTACACCCTGCTCGGCTCGGTGCTGATGCTGGCGGCGATCCTGGCGATGATCGGGATCTCCGGCACCAGCTCGATCCCCGAGCTGATGACCTACCACTTCGCGCCGCAGGTCCAGACCTGGCTGTGGCTGGCCTTCTTCGCCTCGTTCGCGGTGAAGATGCCGATGTGGCCGGTGCACACCTGGCTGCCCGACGCCCACGTGGAAGCGCCCACCGCGGGCTCGGTGATCCTGGCCGGCATCCTCCTGAAGATGGGCGGCTACGGCTTCATGCGCTTCAGCCTGCCGATGTTCCCGGCGGCCTCGCACCAGTTCACGCCGCTGATCTTCGCGTTGAGCGTGATCGCCATCGTCTACACCTCGCTGGTGGCGTTCCGGCAGACCGACATCAAGAAGCTGATCGCCTATTCGTCCGTCGCCCACATGGGCTTCGTGACCATGGGCATCTTCTCCGGCAACGTGCAGGGCGAGCAGGGGGCGCTCTACCAGATGCTCAGCCACGGGGTGATCTCCGGGGCGCTCTTCCTCTGCGTCGGCGTGGTCTACGACCGCATGCACACCCGCGAGATCGCCTTCTACGGCGGGCTGGTGAGCCGCATGCCCTGGTACGCGGCGGTGTTCATGCTGTTCACCATGGGCAACGTCGGCCTGCCGGGCACCTCGGGCTTCGTGGGCGAGATCCTGACCATGGCCGGGGCCTACGGCGCCTCGACCTGGACGGCGATCATCGCCGCCACCGGGGTCATCCTCTCGGCGGTCTACGCGCTCAGCCTCTACCGCCGCGTGGTGTTCGGCGAGCTGGTCAATCCGAAGCTCGCCGCGATCACCGATCTCGACTGGCGTGAGGTGGCGATCTTCGCGCCGCTGATCGCCTCGACGCTGGTGCTCGGCGTCTATCCGAATTTCGTGTTCAACCTGACCCAGACCTCGGTCGACCACCTGGTGGCGGTCTACCGCGCGGCGGCCGGCGGGTGAGGGGCCTTCATCGATGAACTTCTCCGGCGACCTTAGCCTCGCCTTTCCCCAGCTGATCCTGGCCGGCGCAGCCCTGCTGCTGCTGGTCTGGGGGGCGTTCGCGCCCAAGGCGACGACGGCGCTCGGCGCCGCGGCGGTCGTGGCGCTGCTGGGCGCAGCGGCGGCGGCGGCCACCGGTCCGTTCGGTCGCGGCTTCGCCGGCGGCCTGATCTCCGACGCCGCCTCGGTGTTCGCCCAGGTGGCGATCTACGTGGCCAGCGCCGTCTGCATCCCGCTCGGCCAGCGCTGGTTCGAGCGGCGCGGCGTCCACAACTTCGAGTTTCCGATCCTGATCCTGATCGCCGCGCTCGGCATGGGGATGATGGCCTCGGCCGGCGACCTGATCTCGCTGTACGTCGGCGTCGAGCTGCACTCGCTGGCGCTCTATGTGCTCGCCGCCATGCACCGCGACAACGCCAAGGCCTCCGAGGCCGGGCTGAAGTACTTCGTGCTGGGCGCGCTGTCGTCGGGCCTGCTGCTCTATGGCGCGAGCCTGATCTACGGCTTCGCCGGCTCGACCCTGTTCGCCGACATCTCCGCCACCGTGCACGGCGGGGCGAGCACCGGGGTGCTGTTCGGCCTAGTGTTCCTGATCTGCGGCCTGGCGTTCAAGGTCTCCGCCGCGCCGTTCCACATGTGGACGCCGGACGTCTACGAGGGCGCCCCGACCCCGGTCGTGGCCTTCTTCGCCGCGGCGCCCAAGCTCGCCGCCATGGTGCTGTTCGCCCGCGCGCTGGCCGAGGGCTTCGGCGGCGCCATCGTCCAGTGGCAGCAGGTGTTGGTGGCGCTCGGCCTGATCTCCGTGGCCGTCGGCGCCTTCGCCGGCCTGGCGCAGAAGAACCTCAAGCGCCTGTGGGCCTATTCCTCGATCGCCAACGTCGGCTACGCCATTCTCGGCCTCGCGGCCGGCGACGCCCAGGGCATCCAGGCCATGCTGGTATTCATGGTCCTCTACATGGTCGACGTGACGGGCTTCTTCGCCTGCCTCGCGGCGCTGTCGCGCCAGGGCCGGCCGATGGAGACGATCGACGACATGGCCGGGCTGATCAAGGAACAGCCGGGCATCGCGCTCGCCATGACCGCCTTCTCGCTGTCGGCGCTGGGCCTGCCGCCGTTCTCCGGCTTCTGGGCCAAGGTCTATGTGTTCAAGGCCGCGATCCATGGCGGCCTGGGCGTG encodes:
- a CDS encoding NADH-quinone oxidoreductase subunit J, with protein sequence MALQAIAFYLLAAVTIAAGFAVVSARNPVHSVLFLISAFFSAAGLFVLLGAEFLAMLLIVVYVGAVAVLFLFVVMMLDVDFAALRQGFARYMPLGGLIAGGLALEMVVVATTVATRGAAKLNDTPMASGAGAVASVTNAEAIGRVLYTDYVYFFQAAGMVLLVAMIGAIVLTLRHKPGVRRQVIADQVLRSPKTGMRMVTLKPGEGMDQ
- the nuoK gene encoding NADH-quinone oxidoreductase subunit NuoK, encoding MTIGLAHYLAVAAILFTIGVFGIFVNRKNIIVILMSVELILLAVNINLVAFSVYLHNVVGQIFAMFVLTVAAAEAAVGLAILVTFFRNRGDISVDDASMMKG
- the nuoL gene encoding NADH-quinone oxidoreductase subunit L, which codes for MDPRTLVTVILFAPLLGAVVAGLFGRRLGDTVSMAVTTGLLILAALLSWTVFAQWTWGHLEPFTITYAPFIHVGRFLSDWSFRLDGLSAVMLVVVTTVSSLVHLYSWGYMAEDDSKPRFFAYLSLFTFAMLSLISAADFMQLFFGWEGVGLASYLLIGFWFKKPTANAAAIKAFVVNRVGDFGFALGIMTVFWSFGTIRFAEIFPQVATLANHTWLFAGQNWRLMDLACSLLFVGAMGKSAQFFLHTWLPDAMEGPTPVSALIHAATMVTAGVYMVCLLSPMFEYAPVAKHIVTVIGAITALFAATVGLVQNDIKRVIAYSTCSQLGYMFMAAGVGAYQSGMFHLFTHAFFKALLFLGAGSVIHAMAHEQDMRRYGGLAKYLPVTFAVMTIGTIAITGLGIPGVELGFAGFYSKDSIIHAAYAAGSAGDPMGYFAFVIGVFVAGLTAFYSWRLAFFTFNGHARWTSEDLEHHWHNRDHADDHASGAQIETHDEPLEHHDAHAHGHDHGHHGPALPHESPWTMRLPLVLLSIGAIAAGYVFEEKFVGAEQHEFWRGAIFTAANNHVLGPSHAPEWTVLAPLVVSVIGLLGAAYVYIAREGLGARLAARGGPLYVFFYNKWFFDELYEATFVRGAKLLGDLFWKGGDQKIIDGLGPDGVSAVSYALGRRTGRLQTGYLYHYAFVMLLGVAGLLSYALWAWNA
- a CDS encoding NADH-quinone oxidoreductase subunit M is translated as MTGILSLITYAPLVGVAAILLLRLLRGPEDVRAANAAKWIALVATLATLALSVLLVVQFNPNDAGFQFVEDAPWFASLHYRMGVDGISVLFVLLTAFLMPLCIAASWQSIEKRIPEYMIAFLLLETLVTGVFCALDLVLFYVFFEFGLVPMFLIIGIWGGQRRVYAAFKFFLYTLLGSVLMLAAILAMIGISGTSSIPELMTYHFAPQVQTWLWLAFFASFAVKMPMWPVHTWLPDAHVEAPTAGSVILAGILLKMGGYGFMRFSLPMFPAASHQFTPLIFALSVIAIVYTSLVAFRQTDIKKLIAYSSVAHMGFVTMGIFSGNVQGEQGALYQMLSHGVISGALFLCVGVVYDRMHTREIAFYGGLVSRMPWYAAVFMLFTMGNVGLPGTSGFVGEILTMAGAYGASTWTAIIAATGVILSAVYALSLYRRVVFGELVNPKLAAITDLDWREVAIFAPLIASTLVLGVYPNFVFNLTQTSVDHLVAVYRAAAGG
- the nuoN gene encoding NADH-quinone oxidoreductase subunit NuoN, coding for MNFSGDLSLAFPQLILAGAALLLLVWGAFAPKATTALGAAAVVALLGAAAAAATGPFGRGFAGGLISDAASVFAQVAIYVASAVCIPLGQRWFERRGVHNFEFPILILIAALGMGMMASAGDLISLYVGVELHSLALYVLAAMHRDNAKASEAGLKYFVLGALSSGLLLYGASLIYGFAGSTLFADISATVHGGASTGVLFGLVFLICGLAFKVSAAPFHMWTPDVYEGAPTPVVAFFAAAPKLAAMVLFARALAEGFGGAIVQWQQVLVALGLISVAVGAFAGLAQKNLKRLWAYSSIANVGYAILGLAAGDAQGIQAMLVFMVLYMVDVTGFFACLAALSRQGRPMETIDDMAGLIKEQPGIALAMTAFSLSALGLPPFSGFWAKVYVFKAAIHGGLGVAAVLGLVGSVVAAFYYLRLIKVMWFDGSQGATDRPPLEARFIAIALALFTFPVVMGALVWLDPLAHAAAAAFGLA